The nucleotide window GAATGCAGAACTGCTAAAGGCAGTCCAGATGGTTGGTTCAGTAGTTAACATCAGCAAATTTTGCTTTTGGTGCACACACATTCTGCTCAATTTCAAAGACCTCCAAAATGTACTGTAAGTTATGCCATCACTGTTACAGGTTCTCTTCCCTTGCCAAATGTGCTCCCTCGCGTATGTAAAATGCTCTTTCAAAACATTTTGCTTGATCAATTATGATGGTAAAATTATTGCAAATAAGATTGTAAATTTCTATAACCAGTACTGAGGTCATAGACAGAAGATGAGGCCTCATCTTGAATTGAATATGATGATAGGTATGGTTACAGTAATCTTTGAGATGAAAAACATCTCAAAGTGGATGCAAAGAAGCTCAATCTTTATATAATAATGCCATCTTGTTATCTTCAGATTATCCTGGTCAaacactttttttgttttgtctgcTCATTTGCAGCAATCATTGTCAGAGTTGATGTGGAATAAAATAAACTATGTTTCTTGAATCAGGGATAATCCTGACCATCAACGGTCTGTTGCTGCTAGTTTAGTTCAAGCTGTCTATGTTCTCGAACGCGACCGCCAATTGAAGCGCAAAGGAGCTGATGCTCTTGCACCCCCTTGGTGGGAATTCTTTGGTTTTAAGTTAGCACATCCTCTTATTGATGATGCTGATTTGTCAGTTTTTGGCGCAATTTTTCAGTTTAATGAACCACTTTCATGTCTGAGCTTCCAATCTCAGGCTTCTCCAAGTGCAGTCATTGCTTTCCGGGGTACGATACTAAAAGGAGATTCTTTGTCTCGAGACTTGAAATTAGACCTGAGCATAGTTCATCATGGCCTTCATCAAACTTCTCGTTTTCACACTGCAATTGAGTCAATTAGAAATCTTGCTCCTGTATATGCAAATAATATATGGTTGTGTGGCCATTCCCTTGGTTCAGCCGTTGCCATGCTTGCTGGAAAATGCATGGCTGAGAAAGGTATTCTTCTAAATACATTTTTGTTCAATCCTCCATACGTTTCTGCACCAATTGAGAGGATTAAAGACCAGAAGGTAAAAACCAGCCTGCGGATAGCCAGCAGTCTTCTCACTGCTGGCCTTGCAATGGCTGTCAAAGGAAGGAGTTTTGTATCTGAAGCAAATGAGTTGTTCACTGCTCTTTCAGCATGGACTCCTTGCTTATTTGTGAATCCAGCTGATCACATATGTGCAGAGTACATTGGGTATTTTGAGCACCGGAATCTTATGGATGCCATTGGGGCAAGCAAACTCGAACGGCTAGCAACGCAACACTGTATTGGAGGCTTGTTAATGGATGCAGTTGGACAGGAAAGCCAACCTTTTCATCTCATTCCATCAGCAAACATGACCGTGAACTTACATCCAGCAGCTAATTTTAAACAGGCTCATGGTATTCATCAGTGGTGGAGTCTGGATTTGCATCTGCAGTCCAAGCTGTATAGATACGTTGGGTAATTGGAGAGGAGTTTTCCTAACAAAAGTTGGTAAAAGACCATGTAGTGCATGTGGCTTTGCGTTTATAAGAGATGgccattctcattcatttccacaTTCACTTAAAGGTGAGCAACTATAGCTGGAGTTTGGAGAATCTTATAGAACCAGAGCAACTTCATGATTATCTATTATCTCCCAAGATGAAATGCATACTTCAGATAGTTGGATTTTGTGTTATAAGGTGCATTCTAACACTAATTGAGCAAAGAAAATATTCCTTTCAAGAAAATGCATATCTGGTTGGCCAAGTTGGTAAGGAAGCTTAAATCAGTTGAAACTTGATTTAGTGTTATCTTTTGTATCTGTTTACTtattttcagcatttttttGCTTATGTCAAATGAACCACAGGTTAGCAGGTGAAATCAGGCTTGGAAAACGATTGGCTGGTTACTGTTGCTGTGCTCTGTTTTGCTAGCAGCATCTTTCCCTGCCTGGCTAAGTCTTTCCATATAAAACCAGAGAAGGATCTGGTAGCCAAATTTAGCTAACCAATAAAGAAATAAGGAAAAGTGAAGTATTTCATGTTCTTACATTAAGAAAAACTGCCCATATTGACTTTCCTTTTCCAACTTGTCCTTTCACTAGAGCTCTTCGCAAGGTGTACATTGGTTTTTGTCAATCACCCATAAGAAAAATCTGGAgaattatttgatttaaactgCATAAATAACTTTGCCTTGCTATGCTTCAGAATTGATTACTAGTACCGCACCAAATAGTAGAAATTAATTTAGAGCCTCTCAAGTCCAGCATTTGGTTAAATAAATGCAAAACTGtgaattatattttcaaattcaagaaTAGCAATTTTGTCAATCAGAGACTCGGTCTAGTGATCATTGAACACATGACCATAGATGGTGACCTGGCGATGGGAGAAGATGAAGGACCTGACCATAGATAACCCTCTGCCGTTATGTTTTCAGAGCTTTTCCAGTATGGGTCTTCatattttgagagagagagtgctgGAAACATTGTGCCCCAACGCACCATGTCATGTAGTGCATATAAGAATGATGTAGATAAAAGGAGAGGCAAGGAAATGGTGAAAGATATATTGCATTACTTAGCTCTTCCCATTATTTATGTGGGATGAAACTATGAGGACAACTATGCACATTCTTAATTAGGTATGTACAAACAGTGCTGGAAACCACTGAAGGTGGCTCATATAATGGAGAATGTGTCATTAGAACATTGCCTTAACTGTCTTGGACATGTGGTAATGAGGACTGCTCACAGGATTTGGGAATGAttttggtttatgattttcaagttcCTCTAATAATGTGTAGTGAAGCCTGACAAAAGGGAAGTGCATTCTTTACTTTTTCACAGAACTGATTTCTGGTTATATTTTCTCAAGAATAAGTTGGATTTGCTTCCTGCACTTGAATTATTCAAGCAATATGTGGATGGCATTTTAGGCTATGACATGAACCTTTTTCATTCAATTGAGAGAGTGAATTTCCAAGCTTGAATCTCTTTCCGTTTGCAAGACCAGGTAATTGGGTGTTGTGTTTCATGTTTCCACTCCTCAATATAATGGAACACTAATTACAAACACAAGCACCCCAAGGGGTGTAGCGCATTGGGAGGCAAGACTGTTTACCTCAAAGGGGTCTGAGGATCAAATCCAGTGGTCACTGTCATGTCTAGTGGGTTCATCCTCTAGACTGTAAAAAGGTCATTAAGTGAGCTTTGTgaaccttgaaaaaaaaaaaaaaaaacaacagtaAGCGCGTATTTGAGATGGGTCTCCCCCCAATAGCAGACACGGGGTTCTACGTGAATATTGGAACCATACCTTCAACACTTCCCTCTATCTACAACCACCTGCCCATTGACttgaataaagaagaaaaaacccaTAAGAGGTACTATTCTCAAGAAAAAGAATCAACTATATTTTTCTAGGGACTTCTGATTGCATCTCTTAATCTTGCCAACTACAAGAAACAAAAGTAAAGAGAAATGTGAATATGAAAGACAATTACCAAGAAGCTATgaaaagcaaaattgaggctTTGAATCAAAACCAAACCTGGATTCTTGTACCTCAAATTAAACATAACTTCCCATGTTGTAGGTTGCAAGTGGACTTAaatgtatatttaaaaatattgtaaTAACTATGAAAAGTAATATTCCAAAGACAATCCAAAAATCCATATAAAGTTCAGTTACTAGCTAGTGTGGTtgataaaaggaagaaagaaaaggacagGGATGACTGATCCAATTGAAACCGATTTGCACATGTCCGAGTCTGATTAATCTGATCCAAGTATAGGACCACAAACTTAACCAGCACATGGTGGACGTTGTGATCCCTCAACACTTAAGGCCAAAATTTAGACGTCAAATTGTCATTTTAGATCCAACTTTGTGGTTAAGTCtagttataatatatatatactaccGGTCCTTAAATCCAAATTGCCACATTATGGGCAGTGGCCATATGTGATCGAATGTCAACGCTTCAAGTTGGTGTATGAACTAATATAATAAGGGTCACGTTCCATTTTAAAACGAATTCTCTTTCAGAAAATTAAAGAGGGAGTGCATATATTCTGGCTGCAGTTCCTTCAATATTATAACGTGTGAACCTTCTTCAAGTCCAAGGttatgaacaaaagaaaagagctCTTCTTTTATACTAATATCCGCTTAGAGATATAACTGTCACTTGCAGAGAGATTAAGTGTGAGTTAACCGATGAAATTGTGGTAGTCCAAACTAAAAGCTTCAGTGTTTTCCTGTCGCCATGTGGGATGCTGGCTTCTGCCGATTGGATTTGAGAGAGATTTGGAATGGACAGATTCAACGACGGAGATCTATCTGTTACTTGATCAGCTTTGATTTATTCTGTTTCACTTCGAAAACGAGAGAGGAAAGAGATGGAAAGAATTAATTAGTCTATGAAGTTGAGAATTTTGCTCTCATGGCATCCACCCAAGGCCTAGTTCCAAGGCGTTGGCGGCTGTAGAGGACGAGGATTTCTGCAGTGATCTGAAATCACCACGGATCTGAGTTCTGCAGTAATCAAAAGCAAACTCAAAGAGAATGAAAGATGTAGGGGAGAAAGTGTATCTGGTCTTCGGCTCCTTCATGTGAAAGTATTCTCAGACTATCTATTCCTTTGTCATGTCATCTAATATCTGTCAGTATGCATGAAATGTAGGTTTCAGTGGATTTGAAAGTCTGTCTTTACTGGACTTAGAACCACTTCTGCAAAGACCGAATACACTAGTTAATCCTAAATCTTTGTATTCTTCCACGACAAATTTAGTTGGAGGCGTGCTGTTTCTTGGCCAATATGTATGCATcagcatgttttctttttgttgtctagttacaaaaatatttcaaactattttaaaatcaaaattaaatttcaattcccaatTAAACTCAAATCGACCCAATGTCATTTGATAATGACAAACGTTGTTCCACTAAATGACCCTAATAAACTCTAAAAACAACTTAATGGCGTCTCATTTTACCATGACATGTCGTATTTTTCGCAGCAAACGGTGTATCAAACCCATAAGTTTCTTAATTAAGCTAGCTGACCCACCTGCCTTGTGCAGAACTTTTCACGTCCATCATTTCTTAATTACTATGCTGTAGGCATAGTAACTATGCTTCGGCCAATAGTAATTGTATAGCAAAATTTTCATCATACTGCCAGTGAAGCTCTCACCCAATTATTTTTGATCTAGTACAGGGTCTGCTTTTAGTGTCTCAAGGTACTGCATCTGTTGTAATTGAACTTGTATGTCTATGGTctcccttttgcagcacagagaGTTGACGTACTTAAATTCAAAATGAGAACTGGCTGCCTATCTACCCCGCTCTAATCATTACGCCAATTCCCTTGAGGACGCTtctatttattatttattttagtttCATGATTTTAGGACAACTGACAAGCTCCATTCGCCCGGCTAGGGGTTCAAACTAAGAGGAAGGGTGTATGGTAGTGCTAAGTTGTTTGGAATACATTTTTTCGTGAATGCAGCATTCCATAATTCCAATGTTTGTTGATTGGGATGCATTTAGGAGTACTGTGCTGCGCTCCGAAGAATGTAACATTCTTGTTACCAAATGCCTTGTAATTAGGATCTCTAAGTTGAAAGCATAAAAGGGATTAAAGCTGATCAACACCCAGGATGTGTCTCTGAACAATAATTGATGAGGATCTGTGTAATTTCAACTATTgcttatgaaaaaaaagggatgCATGCAAagctttgttttttaaattagttGTTGAGCTTTAGAAGAAAGATAGAAATAGTGCTTGTAATTGATATTTATATCCCTTTCATCCTAATTTACATAGCTTCTACCTCAAATTAACTTCAAAGAGTATGCTTGATTTGTTAGTCTAAGAACAAGTAGTCCAGAAGATTTTGTTTTCCTATAcaggaggaaagagagagaagtagggcagagccaaggtagggtcCGCATGGGCACTGGCCttactcaaatttttttaaaataataaaatttacgtgtaaattttaaaaaatttcgcttgttctatataaaaattttgaaaaaagatattttggtcctattcaaaattcaaaaactttaattcggtcttcttcatgaaaaattcctagctctgcCCCTAAGTAGAAGAAGATGTTCTCCTCTTGATTCGGTGGAGGACTCGTTCCAGCGTCTTTAATTCAAGAGACTCGCATATTTGGTGTCGTCCGGAATGCCGCAGAACACTGAATTTGCCAtgtccaaaattttggaaaagaaattaaacTAAGATGTTCCATTTCAGCACCGAGATAACGAAGTAACATGCCAATGAAATTGGTGGCAGGCAATCCACTGATGAACGTGAAAACTACTTGTCGGCTACGACCAATACTGCATGTGCAATCCAAGCCAAGAGTTTCGATCTGCTTTTTCCttctaagaaaatgaaaacttgaATTAATTCGATTGGCTTAAtcaattttcaataatttgataCGGTGCAGAAAGGGACCACGGAATCTTCATCCCATTTGCCCCACTAGCCTTTAATACGAGCAAATAATGtcaattggatattaaattaaGCCGTCTTCTTGAAGGAAAACTTTTGCAAATATTTTACTGACATATAAAATGCCTCTCCGACGTACTAGTCCTACCAGTCAGCTATCGCTGTCGATGTGCTTTAATTTCATGAACGGATGCATGTATAATGTAAATGCATATAAAGATTTTTATTCAATGTCATGAGCCCACACTAGCCCACATAGATGTGCTTGTTCCTTTATTAATATCTCAGTAAAATATCTCGTGGTTGTTTAATTATTTACATATCAGTTGCCCCTTACAAGTCAAAATTCAATGTATTAGTACCCTTCAGTCACAAATTTCGGGCTCCGCCTTCCTGATATATAAGATTTCATAAGAGTTTAGGAATCAAGTATATATCTGAGTTCTTTTGGCTTACAAAATTATCATCTTACACATCAAAAGTTGTCATTTTATATGTGTTTTTAAACATCAAATGACATTTCATAATTAGTTTTCTCTAAAAGAACCTTAACTAATTCTGCATGCAACTGTATACTTAGGACTAATTTATTTGAAAACGTGCTTTAGCTTAATTTCTAAACTTTCTCAAATCGTACTTTTTGTATTTTAAGCTATTTTAATATGTCTACAATTTTAATGGTGTCAACATGCATAGGGCTAGTGATGGGACGATTCTCTCATAAGTAGCTGGctagaaaaaaatgatggaaattTTTTCCCTCGTCTGTGGAGTCAGCATCAAATCTTCATCGATCATCATGTCCTTGTATACTTTTAATACCTCCCGTCTTTTTTGTTGGAACAAAGAGTGGGATGTCCGGTTCAATCACTGATCAATTAATTAGCGATCTCCAGCAATTTCAACCTTGAACCAATAGCCGACTGATTCTGAATTTATTTGCTTTGTAAAGTTAGAAACCAATTAGCAATTAGCTTAAGCTTGAGTTTTGATTACAGTGGATGATCAGTTCGtgttcatacattcacataagAGCTTAATCAGAGTTCATATCATAAATGAGGCAGAGCCTTCTGTTCTTAATGGCTACAAACTAGATCACCACCTGTCGTTTCCTGATCGATTGAGTTGAGAATTTCTGTTGAAGCGATTGATCTTTAATTagtacctcaatttttttttgtgggtgcAGGCCATGCTTTGTTGTTACTTGCTTTTCCCATAATTCTTGCGATTCTTTGTCACTGTTTGGCAGCTGGAACGATCACatactgttccatgaatttaaccataaaaatagataaattcttgaaaagattttcaaaccAAGGAATACTTTTTTCGTACGTGGTGACCCCTTGCCGATCTGATCGAAGTTTTATACTTTTgataagatggaaaaaaaaaaaatcagactgaATGAGGTTTCACTATTTTGCCAAAATGAAACTTACTGTGTTCCTACTTAAGATACACACTTTAGATctttattttaatgtcttatAACGACAAAAAGGCTATAAGAACCAAAGATCAGCAGGGGGCCACTATGAATCCATTGATTTCATGTCTTTAAGAGAGAAGATCAGACTATAAATCGGACTGGATCAACCAGCCGCTAAGCACTTATATTTCTACTAGGGGCAGAGGCTGGTAATGTTAGATAGAGGCCCTAGACCCTATCCCTACATCTCGTAATTGCGAGGGAGCTCACTTGCAGTTATGAGATTAGAAAATTAATTTCTAAATAAAAGGCtttcatcaaaaaaatcaatttaatttGTTACCAATTTACGAACTTGCCTAGTGGGATTCGGGAAATCCTGGAAGGCGGACTATAAAGCCCCAGCTTACATCTCTATCTTAAGTTAATCATGTGATTACCCTAGCCGTCGCCTCCCAAAAGCAAACCCGGGAATCTGACCTAActctgtctttcttcttcttttcctgttgCTGTTGCCTCTGCCACTAATTAGACGCCGCTGGTGATGCTGCTCAGAAGAAGAGCTGATCAAAGGTGCCGTTTGCTGCCAAGAATCCAATAGTGTGGGctatgtgtgggcaattgtccataTTCACCTTCAAagcttcttatttttatattgatatttgtTAGCaacttttctcatttacatattggtgttctttaaaaaattaaaattttctaccTACTACCCGAATTTGCTGGCTCATTCCTACTCTTTTAAGTATCCAATTACTTATATCACGAATGCCTATTTTGCTGGGCTGGCAGCGAGATTTGGGCTCCTCCAAAGGTCAGTTACCTCTTTCCTTTTCGAAGCAATGTGTTGGCAATTTTGGTTGATCTCGTTAATGGCTTCCAAAATGAAATGGCATATCGTATCGGCCGAAACAAGCACACCTCTATTGGTGTCTTCAAATTCTTTATCATATTCACACCTTTTctctaaaaaagaaattacactttattattattttatttatattatgttGGCTGATTGGCCGGTATTAGCGTATAGGATTCTTCCTGTTTGATTGTGAACGGAACACAATGATATTAACAACTTTTAAAGCCTTGAGCAGATGAGCTGCCCTAGTGGGTAGTTTACTCGGTTTCAGTAAAAATGGAGTCATTTGCGTTTTATGTGGGTCTGTACGGAAAAGCCAAGGTGGCCGTCAGGTAAGGCTGGGCATAGGGTCGGGCTGGGTCTGCCCAAGGCTCTACAAAGTCGAGCTCAGGCCGGCCCAAAGTTTTTTCTAGCGACCCAAGCCCAACCCGCTTAGTTATTGGGTTAGGTTTGATCGTCAATTTTATACCATCGGTGCCAGGTTCTATATCAACTTATATTTGAAACTcctaatattttatattttaatatctcaaaaacctTTAGTGAGTATCCAATGGTGCTATCAGTGACATATGAACAGTTTATAAGAATGTCATCTATGACACATTTAGAGTTTTTTAATAGTCATCAGCAAtttactctatatatatatatatatatatatatatacccgaCTTAGGTCAGTCCGACTtgacaatttttcttttatcaagCTCAGGTGTCAAATAACCAGTCCAAGCCCAACATATCATAGGTCGAGTACCGAACTATCCATCGAGTACCCGGCCCATTGTCTACCATTTGGCCTCCCCAATTAAATGTTACCTTTTAAAAGTTTCAAACGTTGTTGTTTGGctccaatcaaaattttgaaaaatgtaattgGCCcctataaaaaatttcaaaatttttatttagttgTACAAGTTTTTGAAGTTCATcctttctaataaaaaaaaaatccaactccACCGCTGCTTGTTGAAATGCCAAGGGGGTGTCTTTGTTTTGGTTGGAATTTACTGCCTGGTAAAATGCGAGGGGCacgttttcttttgtttgaactTTAATTGcattggggcatttttgtcttttggTTTCTATTAATGAGTTGAATAGTTTTCCGAACATTAATTAGCATTCCAATATTAGAATAGGAGAACCGTTCAAAGTCCTGAGAGTGGTAAATACTAAAGGGATGTTCCGATGACAATCTTGGTTTTTTAAGTGTTTGGTTGATTTTGATGAAACTCAGTTTTGAAAGAACctggttttttaaaaaaggagcCAAAAACTTGGCGTCCTTGAAAATGTGCGCCATTTagaaaacaaagtttttaaaattcatgaaaaatcttgtttttggtaaaatcaagttttcacaaaacttagTTTGACGAAGATACTAACCAGAGACTCACCCCTAAGAGTTTAAACTTAAATGCAATGGCCGACTCCTCCCCACACCAGCTcatgaaatttgttttatttttacatataaatttcattttttacgTATAACTAccccttaaaatttgaaatttaatgtaACGCCAGACATTTATGGCTCCAAATGGGTGCctagaaaagacaaaaatgttATATCAGACCTTATCCCATGTAGATCAGGCTGAAGGGATGAGGTCCGATTGTCTGAGACACCTTGAAGCCGTCCATCTCAGATCATGAAGAGCCCTCTCGCTTTTCAACCAA belongs to Nymphaea colorata isolate Beijing-Zhang1983 chromosome 13, ASM883128v2, whole genome shotgun sequence and includes:
- the LOC116267121 gene encoding GDSL esterase/lipase At4g10955-like isoform X1, giving the protein MVGSVVNISKFCFWCTHILLNFKDLQNVLDNPDHQRSVAASLVQAVYVLERDRQLKRKGADALAPPWWEFFGFKLAHPLIDDADLSVFGAIFQFNEPLSCLSFQSQASPSAVIAFRGTILKGDSLSRDLKLDLSIVHHGLHQTSRFHTAIESIRNLAPVYANNIWLCGHSLGSAVAMLAGKCMAEKGILLNTFLFNPPYVSAPIERIKDQKVKTSLRIASSLLTAGLAMAVKGRSFVSEANELFTALSAWTPCLFVNPADHICAEYIGYFEHRNLMDAIGASKLERLATQHCIGGLLMDAVGQESQPFHLIPSANMTVNLHPAANFKQAHGIHQWWSLDLHLQSKLYRYVG
- the LOC116267121 gene encoding GDSL esterase/lipase At4g10955-like isoform X2, with the protein product MTSERETFSASGPVHLTPVDWDNPDHQRSVAASLVQAVYVLERDRQLKRKGADALAPPWWEFFGFKLAHPLIDDADLSVFGAIFQFNEPLSCLSFQSQASPSAVIAFRGTILKGDSLSRDLKLDLSIVHHGLHQTSRFHTAIESIRNLAPVYANNIWLCGHSLGSAVAMLAGKCMAEKGILLNTFLFNPPYVSAPIERIKDQKVKTSLRIASSLLTAGLAMAVKGRSFVSEANELFTALSAWTPCLFVNPADHICAEYIGYFEHRNLMDAIGASKLERLATQHCIGGLLMDAVGQESQPFHLIPSANMTVNLHPAANFKQAHGIHQWWSLDLHLQSKLYRYVG